One segment of Clavelina lepadiformis chromosome 2, kaClaLepa1.1, whole genome shotgun sequence DNA contains the following:
- the LOC143446592 gene encoding uncharacterized protein LOC143446592 isoform X2 has product MTVDMEIMLNLHLYVCFLLCMMLGASSLTTITTNPSSSTCLTTGITNLLVEIKFEKQTTTQCTWIYGGTLETFQFYISGLGGGCQADGTGGGDTITCAEETIDGIDHITTNLTIGGPLAAGTLNLALDCISSTAADVVTPSTSRNITSCSVNTTSYLGVTAACGSACEYNVAATLSCAAGFTGSDVATTCGADCSFVDDATCEGITTTPTTIVIPTTIVIPTTTAIPTTTADAGNPTTTDAILRQPKQTNNVDITPGGKVASPAVCLLGGEIAAIVICTFICVGLMVGVHVLNARGSFKNKNTPALWYFLGFACGFLMVTIFSATYYTNQICDSQHTYVISSLTSGQAIAIGVILDLLLIAAFVAGFCHICKWACFKKAGLKERIEGKL; this is encoded by the exons ATGACTGTAGACATGGAAATAATGTTAAACCTACACTTGTACGTTTGTTTCCTACTGTGCATGATGCTTG GTGCGTCATCCCTTACAACAATCACTACCAATCCATCAAGCTCAACCTGTTTAACAACTGGCATCACCAATCTATTGGTTGaaatcaaatttgaaaaacaaactaCAACTCAGTGTACATGGATTTATGGTGGCACATTGGAAACTTTCCAGTTCTATATATCTGGTCTTGGTGGAGGTTGCCAAGCAGATGGAACTGGTGGAGGTGACACGATCACTTGTGCTGAAGAAACCATAGATGGGATTGATCACATTACAACCAACCTTACTATCGGTGGGCCTTTAGCTGCAGGAACTCTTAATCTGGCCCTCGACTGCATAAGTTCAACGGCTGCAGACGTGGTCACACCTTCGACTTCCAGAAATATTACAT CATGTAGCGTAAACACCACCTCTTACCTGGGAGTAACTGCTGCATGTGGTTCAGCCTGTGAGTACAATGTCGCTGCAACTCTGTCATGTGCAGCTGGATTTACTGGATCTGACGTTGCTACAACTTGTGGTGCTGATTGTTCTTTTGTTGATGATGCAACTTGTGAAGGCA TAACAACGACACCAACAACCATAGTCATACCGACAACCATAGTCATACCAACAACCACAGCCATACCAACAACAACTGCAG ATGCAGGCAATCCTACAACAACGGATGCAATCCTACGGCaaccaaaacaaacaaataatgtCGATATAACACCAG GTGGAAAAGTCGCTTCTCCGGCCGTATGTCTACTTGGAGGTGAGATCGCAGCGATCGTGATCTGTACTTTCATCTGTGTTGGTCTGATGGTGGGAGTCCATGTTCTTAATGCTCGAG GTTCGTTCAAAAACAAGAACACCCCCGCACTTTGGTACTTTCTCGGATTTGCGTGTGGTTTTCTGATGGTCACCATCTTTTCAGCAACATATTACACAAATCAAATTTGTGATTCTCAGCATACTTATG TGATAAGTTCCTTAACATCAGGACAAGCAATAGCAATCGGTGTTATACTGGACCTGCTGTTGATTGCTGCATTTGTGGCCGGTTTTTGTCATATCTGCAAGTGGGCTTGCTTTAAGAAGGCAG GTTTGAAGGAAAGGATTGAAGGTAAACTATAG
- the LOC143446592 gene encoding uncharacterized protein LOC143446592 isoform X5 has product MTVDMEIMLNLHLYVCFLLCMMLGASSLTTITTNPSSSTCLTTGITNLLVEIKFEKQTTTQCTWIYGGTLETFQFYISGLGGGCQADGTGGGDTITCAEETIDGIDHITTNLTIGGPLAAGTLNLALDCISSTAADVVTPSTSRNITSCSVNTTSYLGVTAACGSACEYNVAATLSCAAGFTGSDVATTCGADCSFVDDATCEGSGKVASPAVCLLGGEIAAIVICTFICVGLMVGVHVLNARGSFKNKNTPALWYFLGFACGFLMVTIFSATYYTNQICDSQHTYVISSLTSGQAIAIGVILDLLLIAAFVAGFCHICKWACFKKAGLKERIEGKL; this is encoded by the exons ATGACTGTAGACATGGAAATAATGTTAAACCTACACTTGTACGTTTGTTTCCTACTGTGCATGATGCTTG GTGCGTCATCCCTTACAACAATCACTACCAATCCATCAAGCTCAACCTGTTTAACAACTGGCATCACCAATCTATTGGTTGaaatcaaatttgaaaaacaaactaCAACTCAGTGTACATGGATTTATGGTGGCACATTGGAAACTTTCCAGTTCTATATATCTGGTCTTGGTGGAGGTTGCCAAGCAGATGGAACTGGTGGAGGTGACACGATCACTTGTGCTGAAGAAACCATAGATGGGATTGATCACATTACAACCAACCTTACTATCGGTGGGCCTTTAGCTGCAGGAACTCTTAATCTGGCCCTCGACTGCATAAGTTCAACGGCTGCAGACGTGGTCACACCTTCGACTTCCAGAAATATTACAT CATGTAGCGTAAACACCACCTCTTACCTGGGAGTAACTGCTGCATGTGGTTCAGCCTGTGAGTACAATGTCGCTGCAACTCTGTCATGTGCAGCTGGATTTACTGGATCTGACGTTGCTACAACTTGTGGTGCTGATTGTTCTTTTGTTGATGATGCAACTTGTGAAGGCA GTGGAAAAGTCGCTTCTCCGGCCGTATGTCTACTTGGAGGTGAGATCGCAGCGATCGTGATCTGTACTTTCATCTGTGTTGGTCTGATGGTGGGAGTCCATGTTCTTAATGCTCGAG GTTCGTTCAAAAACAAGAACACCCCCGCACTTTGGTACTTTCTCGGATTTGCGTGTGGTTTTCTGATGGTCACCATCTTTTCAGCAACATATTACACAAATCAAATTTGTGATTCTCAGCATACTTATG TGATAAGTTCCTTAACATCAGGACAAGCAATAGCAATCGGTGTTATACTGGACCTGCTGTTGATTGCTGCATTTGTGGCCGGTTTTTGTCATATCTGCAAGTGGGCTTGCTTTAAGAAGGCAG GTTTGAAGGAAAGGATTGAAGGTAAACTATAG
- the LOC143446592 gene encoding uncharacterized protein LOC143446592 isoform X3, whose product MTVDMEIMLNLHLYVCFLLCMMLGASSLTTITTNPSSSTCLTTGITNLLVEIKFEKQTTTQCTWIYGGTLETFQFYISGLGGGCQADGTGGGDTITCAEETIDGIDHITTNLTIGGPLAAGTLNLALDCISSTAADVVTPSTSRNITSCSVNTTSYLGVTAACGSACEYNVAATLSCAAGFTGSDVATTCGADCSFVDDATCEGSYIDAGNPTTTDAILRQPKQTNNVDITPGGKVASPAVCLLGGEIAAIVICTFICVGLMVGVHVLNARGSFKNKNTPALWYFLGFACGFLMVTIFSATYYTNQICDSQHTYVISSLTSGQAIAIGVILDLLLIAAFVAGFCHICKWACFKKAGLKERIEGKL is encoded by the exons ATGACTGTAGACATGGAAATAATGTTAAACCTACACTTGTACGTTTGTTTCCTACTGTGCATGATGCTTG GTGCGTCATCCCTTACAACAATCACTACCAATCCATCAAGCTCAACCTGTTTAACAACTGGCATCACCAATCTATTGGTTGaaatcaaatttgaaaaacaaactaCAACTCAGTGTACATGGATTTATGGTGGCACATTGGAAACTTTCCAGTTCTATATATCTGGTCTTGGTGGAGGTTGCCAAGCAGATGGAACTGGTGGAGGTGACACGATCACTTGTGCTGAAGAAACCATAGATGGGATTGATCACATTACAACCAACCTTACTATCGGTGGGCCTTTAGCTGCAGGAACTCTTAATCTGGCCCTCGACTGCATAAGTTCAACGGCTGCAGACGTGGTCACACCTTCGACTTCCAGAAATATTACAT CATGTAGCGTAAACACCACCTCTTACCTGGGAGTAACTGCTGCATGTGGTTCAGCCTGTGAGTACAATGTCGCTGCAACTCTGTCATGTGCAGCTGGATTTACTGGATCTGACGTTGCTACAACTTGTGGTGCTGATTGTTCTTTTGTTGATGATGCAACTTGTGAAGGCA GTTACATAGATGCAGGCAATCCTACAACAACGGATGCAATCCTACGGCaaccaaaacaaacaaataatgtCGATATAACACCAG GTGGAAAAGTCGCTTCTCCGGCCGTATGTCTACTTGGAGGTGAGATCGCAGCGATCGTGATCTGTACTTTCATCTGTGTTGGTCTGATGGTGGGAGTCCATGTTCTTAATGCTCGAG GTTCGTTCAAAAACAAGAACACCCCCGCACTTTGGTACTTTCTCGGATTTGCGTGTGGTTTTCTGATGGTCACCATCTTTTCAGCAACATATTACACAAATCAAATTTGTGATTCTCAGCATACTTATG TGATAAGTTCCTTAACATCAGGACAAGCAATAGCAATCGGTGTTATACTGGACCTGCTGTTGATTGCTGCATTTGTGGCCGGTTTTTGTCATATCTGCAAGTGGGCTTGCTTTAAGAAGGCAG GTTTGAAGGAAAGGATTGAAGGTAAACTATAG
- the LOC143446592 gene encoding uncharacterized protein LOC143446592 isoform X1: MTVDMEIMLNLHLYVCFLLCMMLGASSLTTITTNPSSSTCLTTGITNLLVEIKFEKQTTTQCTWIYGGTLETFQFYISGLGGGCQADGTGGGDTITCAEETIDGIDHITTNLTIGGPLAAGTLNLALDCISSTAADVVTPSTSRNITSCSVNTTSYLGVTAACGSACEYNVAATLSCAAGFTGSDVATTCGADCSFVDDATCEGITTTPTTIVIPTTIVIPTTTAIPTTTAGYIDAGNPTTTDAILRQPKQTNNVDITPGGKVASPAVCLLGGEIAAIVICTFICVGLMVGVHVLNARGSFKNKNTPALWYFLGFACGFLMVTIFSATYYTNQICDSQHTYVISSLTSGQAIAIGVILDLLLIAAFVAGFCHICKWACFKKAGLKERIEGKL; the protein is encoded by the exons ATGACTGTAGACATGGAAATAATGTTAAACCTACACTTGTACGTTTGTTTCCTACTGTGCATGATGCTTG GTGCGTCATCCCTTACAACAATCACTACCAATCCATCAAGCTCAACCTGTTTAACAACTGGCATCACCAATCTATTGGTTGaaatcaaatttgaaaaacaaactaCAACTCAGTGTACATGGATTTATGGTGGCACATTGGAAACTTTCCAGTTCTATATATCTGGTCTTGGTGGAGGTTGCCAAGCAGATGGAACTGGTGGAGGTGACACGATCACTTGTGCTGAAGAAACCATAGATGGGATTGATCACATTACAACCAACCTTACTATCGGTGGGCCTTTAGCTGCAGGAACTCTTAATCTGGCCCTCGACTGCATAAGTTCAACGGCTGCAGACGTGGTCACACCTTCGACTTCCAGAAATATTACAT CATGTAGCGTAAACACCACCTCTTACCTGGGAGTAACTGCTGCATGTGGTTCAGCCTGTGAGTACAATGTCGCTGCAACTCTGTCATGTGCAGCTGGATTTACTGGATCTGACGTTGCTACAACTTGTGGTGCTGATTGTTCTTTTGTTGATGATGCAACTTGTGAAGGCA TAACAACGACACCAACAACCATAGTCATACCGACAACCATAGTCATACCAACAACCACAGCCATACCAACAACAACTGCAG GTTACATAGATGCAGGCAATCCTACAACAACGGATGCAATCCTACGGCaaccaaaacaaacaaataatgtCGATATAACACCAG GTGGAAAAGTCGCTTCTCCGGCCGTATGTCTACTTGGAGGTGAGATCGCAGCGATCGTGATCTGTACTTTCATCTGTGTTGGTCTGATGGTGGGAGTCCATGTTCTTAATGCTCGAG GTTCGTTCAAAAACAAGAACACCCCCGCACTTTGGTACTTTCTCGGATTTGCGTGTGGTTTTCTGATGGTCACCATCTTTTCAGCAACATATTACACAAATCAAATTTGTGATTCTCAGCATACTTATG TGATAAGTTCCTTAACATCAGGACAAGCAATAGCAATCGGTGTTATACTGGACCTGCTGTTGATTGCTGCATTTGTGGCCGGTTTTTGTCATATCTGCAAGTGGGCTTGCTTTAAGAAGGCAG GTTTGAAGGAAAGGATTGAAGGTAAACTATAG
- the LOC143446592 gene encoding uncharacterized protein LOC143446592 isoform X4, with the protein MTVDMEIMLNLHLYVCFLLCMMLGASSLTTITTNPSSSTCLTTGITNLLVEIKFEKQTTTQCTWIYGGTLETFQFYISGLGGGCQADGTGGGDTITCAEETIDGIDHITTNLTIGGPLAAGTLNLALDCISSTAADVVTPSTSRNITSCSVNTTSYLGVTAACGSACEYNVAATLSCAAGFTGSDVATTCGADCSFVDDATCEGITTTPTTIVIPTTIVIPTTTAIPTTTAGGKVASPAVCLLGGEIAAIVICTFICVGLMVGVHVLNARGSFKNKNTPALWYFLGFACGFLMVTIFSATYYTNQICDSQHTYVISSLTSGQAIAIGVILDLLLIAAFVAGFCHICKWACFKKAGLKERIEGKL; encoded by the exons ATGACTGTAGACATGGAAATAATGTTAAACCTACACTTGTACGTTTGTTTCCTACTGTGCATGATGCTTG GTGCGTCATCCCTTACAACAATCACTACCAATCCATCAAGCTCAACCTGTTTAACAACTGGCATCACCAATCTATTGGTTGaaatcaaatttgaaaaacaaactaCAACTCAGTGTACATGGATTTATGGTGGCACATTGGAAACTTTCCAGTTCTATATATCTGGTCTTGGTGGAGGTTGCCAAGCAGATGGAACTGGTGGAGGTGACACGATCACTTGTGCTGAAGAAACCATAGATGGGATTGATCACATTACAACCAACCTTACTATCGGTGGGCCTTTAGCTGCAGGAACTCTTAATCTGGCCCTCGACTGCATAAGTTCAACGGCTGCAGACGTGGTCACACCTTCGACTTCCAGAAATATTACAT CATGTAGCGTAAACACCACCTCTTACCTGGGAGTAACTGCTGCATGTGGTTCAGCCTGTGAGTACAATGTCGCTGCAACTCTGTCATGTGCAGCTGGATTTACTGGATCTGACGTTGCTACAACTTGTGGTGCTGATTGTTCTTTTGTTGATGATGCAACTTGTGAAGGCA TAACAACGACACCAACAACCATAGTCATACCGACAACCATAGTCATACCAACAACCACAGCCATACCAACAACAACTGCAG GTGGAAAAGTCGCTTCTCCGGCCGTATGTCTACTTGGAGGTGAGATCGCAGCGATCGTGATCTGTACTTTCATCTGTGTTGGTCTGATGGTGGGAGTCCATGTTCTTAATGCTCGAG GTTCGTTCAAAAACAAGAACACCCCCGCACTTTGGTACTTTCTCGGATTTGCGTGTGGTTTTCTGATGGTCACCATCTTTTCAGCAACATATTACACAAATCAAATTTGTGATTCTCAGCATACTTATG TGATAAGTTCCTTAACATCAGGACAAGCAATAGCAATCGGTGTTATACTGGACCTGCTGTTGATTGCTGCATTTGTGGCCGGTTTTTGTCATATCTGCAAGTGGGCTTGCTTTAAGAAGGCAG GTTTGAAGGAAAGGATTGAAGGTAAACTATAG